Part of the Methanomassiliicoccales archaeon genome, GAGCGTTCTCGGACCGCATACGCTATCTCAATCTGAGAAAGGCTATCGACGAGATGTTCCGCCTGGGCGTGGTGCCGGTGGTCAACGAGAACGACGTGATATCCACCGACGAGATCGAAGAGGTCTTCGGCGACAACGACAAGCTCTCCGCCCTGGTGGCGAGTAAGATGGACGCGGACCTGCTCATACTGCTCACCGACGTTCAAGGGCTTTACGATCGAAACCCGGAGGCGGATCCGGATGCCAGGCTCCTCAGCACCGTGGATGAGATCACCAAGGACATCGAGCGCATGGCGGGGACTAGCAGATCGGACCGCTCCGTCGGCGGCATGAAGAGCAAGATCAACGCCGCCAAGATGGCCATGGCCTCCGGGTGCAGCATGATCATCGCCCATGGCCGCACGAAGAACGTCATCGTTCGCGTGGTGGAAGGGGAAGAGATCGGAACCCTCTTCACCGCCCGAGCTAGATACAGCAACAAGGAGCGCTGGATACTGTTCGCCGCCCCCAGAGGCAAACTGCTCATCGACGAAGGTGCGGAACGAGCCCTCCGGCAAGGCAAGAGCCTCCTGCCCTGCGGGATCGTCTCTTTCCAGGGCCGGTTCAAGAAGGGCGAGGTGGTGCGCATCAACGCCTTCGCCAAGGGCATGGTCAACTTCTCCTCTAACGAGATGCCTAAGCTCATCGAGCATTGCCGGGCCGAGAAAGCCAATGGCATCGACAAAGTGAGCAATAGCAAGGTCATCGTCACCAAGGGCAATCTCGTGCTTCTTGATCACTGAGCCCCTGCATTCTTGATACCGGCTTGAGAACTCTTATTTAGTGCCATTAATATTTCTCTATACTGGAAGGGAGCACCGTGGCCGACGACGAAGCGCTCATGGCCAAATTGGAGGAGATCAGGCGCAGCATGGAGTCGTTCAACGACGCCCTCAATCGGGTGCGCTACGACGACTACAAGAAGGCGCTCTATGAGCAGATCCAATCGATATTCGGGGAGAACAGCAACACCTTCTTCGACTCCGGCAGACAGAGGATCGTCGAATCCTCCTCATGTGAGAACAAGCAAGAGTGCATGCTGCGCCTTGACGAGATGCGGGGCGATACCTTGGTCGCGTTCCAGAGAGAGGACATCGGTGGGGCCGTGAACATCTTGGAGGAAATGGAAGCGGACCTTACCGGAAAGGGCACGCTTTGCAGGGACCGGAAATGCTCCCGCAACACTCTGGAGACGATGCATCAGATCAAGGTGCTCTTCTCCATCTCGGACAACCTCATGTTCCGCGACTATATTCAACCAGAGACAGGATTCTCGAGGCTATCCTCTCAAGGCCATTTCTTCTCCGACCACCGGAGGAAGCAGCCCAGGGAGCTGGAAGCGAAGGTCGTCTCGGAGCTCATCGCTCCCTTATCCAATCACTACCGCATCGAGATCCTCAAGATGCTGGCGCGGGAGGAGATGAGCTTCACCGCGATTTCCCGAGCACTGGACCTGAAGACGGGGCACTTGCAGTTCCATTTGAAGGCGCTACGCGAAGCGGAG contains:
- a CDS encoding winged helix-turn-helix domain-containing protein, yielding MADDEALMAKLEEIRRSMESFNDALNRVRYDDYKKALYEQIQSIFGENSNTFFDSGRQRIVESSSCENKQECMLRLDEMRGDTLVAFQREDIGGAVNILEEMEADLTGKGTLCRDRKCSRNTLETMHQIKVLFSISDNLMFRDYIQPETGFSRLSSQGHFFSDHRRKQPRELEAKVVSELIAPLSNHYRIEILKMLAREEMSFTAISRALDLKTGHLQFHLKALREAEYIRANRRRRSYSVTAKGLAALEGLQRFAEGLGGMGRNPGK
- the proB gene encoding glutamate 5-kinase yields the protein MRDGHRGVEREMNMRELNPKRTVVKIGTNTICTSMGTVDQDYLDDVARQVMDLAAKGVQTIIVTSGAIGSGSSELGLNGKQKDVAMKQACAAVGQATLMMAWRDAFKRHDRTVGQVLLTYGAFSDRIRYLNLRKAIDEMFRLGVVPVVNENDVISTDEIEEVFGDNDKLSALVASKMDADLLILLTDVQGLYDRNPEADPDARLLSTVDEITKDIERMAGTSRSDRSVGGMKSKINAAKMAMASGCSMIIAHGRTKNVIVRVVEGEEIGTLFTARARYSNKERWILFAAPRGKLLIDEGAERALRQGKSLLPCGIVSFQGRFKKGEVVRINAFAKGMVNFSSNEMPKLIEHCRAEKANGIDKVSNSKVIVTKGNLVLLDH